One Streptococcus sp. zg-86 DNA window includes the following coding sequences:
- a CDS encoding ComF family protein — protein sequence MTMCLLCQQLLKPRILFSDIFLLKKEEGGICSVCRKKFNLISDIHCPNCFKEGEKTICSDCRYWQEKGLDVSHESLYSYNDQMADYISRYKFIGDYLLRIIFADKLKQYFKNKVGYCPVPIPISNQRMKERGFNQVTELLSAAGVRFTALLQKEDTKKQSEKTRKERLALQQPFSVIDKMAIPDKIILIDDVYTTGATIQLAKKVLMKNGAKTVISFSLAR from the coding sequence ATGACAATGTGTCTACTGTGTCAGCAACTTCTTAAACCGAGAATCTTATTTTCAGACATCTTCCTATTAAAAAAGGAAGAAGGAGGAATTTGTTCTGTTTGCCGAAAAAAATTTAATCTGATTTCAGATATTCATTGTCCAAATTGCTTTAAAGAAGGAGAAAAAACAATCTGTTCGGATTGTCGCTATTGGCAGGAAAAAGGCCTAGATGTTTCACACGAAAGCCTATATAGCTATAATGACCAAATGGCAGACTACATCAGTCGATATAAATTTATCGGAGACTATCTCCTTAGAATCATTTTCGCAGACAAGTTGAAGCAATATTTTAAAAATAAAGTTGGCTATTGCCCAGTTCCCATTCCGATCAGTAACCAGCGTATGAAAGAACGAGGTTTTAATCAAGTAACAGAATTACTAAGTGCTGCAGGAGTCAGATTTACTGCTCTTCTTCAAAAAGAAGATACTAAGAAACAGTCCGAAAAGACTCGGAAAGAGCGATTGGCCCTACAACAACCATTTTCAGTTATAGATAAGATGGCTATTCCTGACAAAATAATATTGATAGATGATGTCTATACAACAGGTGCCACTATTCAACTAGCAAAGAAAGTGTTGATGAAAAATGGAGCGAAAACCGTCATAAGTTTTTCACTAGCTCGTTAG
- a CDS encoding YigZ family protein: MKEYRTITADGLTEEEIKKSRFICHLKRVKTEDEARDFINYIKKEHYRATHNCSAFILGEQMEIKRSSDDGEPSGTAGVPMLTVLENNHLTNVAAVVTRYFGGVKLGAGGLIRAYAGAVAHCLAEIGMVVVKEQQGIAITMSYSQYQEFANWRATHDLEEYDTAFLADIRTMIFVDKEDTQKIIDSLIEFYHGKVQVETTEFRVVEVPVH, translated from the coding sequence ATGAAAGAATATCGTACTATTACTGCTGACGGTCTGACAGAAGAAGAAATCAAAAAATCACGGTTTATTTGCCATTTGAAAAGAGTAAAAACAGAAGATGAAGCTCGTGATTTTATTAACTACATCAAAAAAGAACATTACCGCGCCACCCATAACTGCTCTGCTTTTATCTTGGGAGAACAGATGGAAATCAAACGCTCATCTGATGACGGTGAACCCTCTGGAACTGCTGGTGTTCCTATGCTAACCGTTTTGGAAAATAATCACTTGACTAATGTAGCAGCCGTTGTAACACGCTATTTTGGAGGTGTTAAGCTGGGGGCTGGCGGATTAATTCGTGCTTATGCAGGGGCTGTTGCACATTGTCTAGCCGAAATTGGTATGGTCGTAGTCAAGGAGCAGCAAGGGATTGCTATTACGATGAGCTATTCTCAGTATCAAGAATTTGCCAACTGGCGTGCAACTCATGATTTAGAAGAATACGATACGGCATTTTTAGCAGATATTCGTACTATGATTTTTGTTGATAAAGAAGATACTCAGAAAATAATTGATAGCTTAATCGAGTTTTACCACGGAAAAGTTCAAGTCGAAACTACGGAATTTCGAGTTGTGGAAGTTCCAGTTCATTGA
- the recG gene encoding ATP-dependent DNA helicase RecG, giving the protein MISLEDRVRVLPGVGEKSAAKLQQLGLVTVEDVLCYYPFRYDDFAARSVLELEEGEKALISGIVMTPPTVQYYGFKRNKLRFSLKQGEVVIAVSFFNQPYLADRIEVGQDLAVWGKWDKAKVAVTGMKLVAQREDELQPIYHVIQGVSQTSIVKLVKAAFDKGYDHLLKENIPTSLLERYRLVERKQAVRAMHFPKDIAEYKQALRRIKFEELFYFQLRLQQLKVANKVMADGVSIAYKPLEVEEKIASLPFNLTEAQEKAVHEILRDMQSTGHMNRLLQGDVGSGKTVVAALAMYAAYTAGMQAAMMVPTEILAEQHFESLTQLFPDLSIALLTGGMRAAPRRAALAAIESGEVDMIVGTHALIQDGVHYHHLGLVVTDEQHRFGVHQRRLLREKGGNPDVLMMTATPIPRTLAITSFGDMDVSIINQLPAGRKPIVTRWVKHEQFPVVLDWLEKELLKGAQVYVISPLIEESEALDLKNAIALEEELTAHFKEKTSVALLHGQMKNDEKEAIIQAFKAGHTDILVSTTVIEVGVNVPNATVMVIMDADRFGLSQLHQLRGRVGRGEKQSYAILVANPKTDSGKDRMRIMTETTDGFVLAEEDLKMRGSGEIFGTRQSGLPEFQVANIIEDYAILEEARRIAEQIVSDSDWETQPEWQVLLPYLAKEERLD; this is encoded by the coding sequence ATGATAAGTTTAGAAGATAGAGTAAGGGTTTTGCCTGGTGTAGGTGAGAAGTCGGCCGCAAAATTGCAACAGTTAGGATTGGTGACAGTAGAGGATGTACTGTGTTATTATCCTTTTCGTTATGATGATTTTGCTGCTAGATCTGTATTGGAATTAGAGGAGGGAGAAAAAGCCTTGATTTCTGGTATCGTAATGACGCCTCCTACTGTACAATACTATGGTTTTAAGCGCAATAAGCTGCGTTTTTCACTGAAACAGGGCGAGGTAGTTATTGCGGTTTCCTTTTTTAATCAGCCGTATTTAGCTGATCGAATTGAAGTAGGACAAGATCTTGCTGTCTGGGGAAAATGGGATAAGGCAAAGGTAGCTGTAACAGGGATGAAGTTAGTTGCACAGCGGGAAGATGAATTGCAGCCGATTTACCATGTTATACAGGGGGTTTCACAGACTAGTATTGTCAAATTAGTGAAAGCGGCATTTGATAAGGGCTATGATCACCTATTGAAGGAGAACATTCCAACTTCTCTTTTAGAACGTTATCGTTTAGTAGAGCGAAAACAGGCAGTACGGGCTATGCATTTTCCAAAAGATATAGCAGAATACAAGCAGGCCTTGCGTCGTATTAAGTTTGAAGAATTGTTTTATTTTCAACTGCGTTTGCAACAGCTAAAGGTAGCGAATAAGGTCATGGCAGATGGCGTTTCGATTGCCTATAAGCCTCTTGAAGTAGAAGAAAAAATAGCTTCCTTGCCATTTAACTTAACAGAAGCTCAAGAAAAAGCAGTACATGAAATTTTAAGGGACATGCAGTCTACTGGCCATATGAATCGTCTCTTACAGGGGGATGTTGGCTCTGGAAAAACAGTTGTTGCAGCTTTAGCTATGTATGCTGCCTATACAGCTGGTATGCAGGCAGCAATGATGGTTCCGACTGAAATTTTGGCGGAACAGCATTTTGAAAGTTTGACCCAATTGTTTCCAGATTTGTCGATTGCACTATTAACAGGTGGCATGCGAGCAGCACCACGTAGAGCAGCGTTAGCAGCAATTGAGTCAGGAGAAGTGGACATGATTGTAGGAACGCATGCCTTGATTCAGGATGGGGTCCATTATCATCACCTAGGCCTTGTCGTAACAGATGAGCAACATCGGTTTGGGGTGCATCAACGTCGTTTATTGCGTGAAAAAGGAGGGAATCCAGATGTGCTGATGATGACGGCAACACCGATTCCCAGAACGCTTGCAATTACCTCTTTTGGCGATATGGATGTATCGATTATCAATCAGCTTCCTGCAGGGCGTAAGCCAATTGTGACTCGATGGGTGAAGCATGAGCAATTTCCTGTTGTACTGGACTGGTTGGAAAAAGAATTACTCAAGGGGGCACAGGTTTATGTCATTTCGCCTCTTATTGAAGAATCAGAAGCACTGGATTTAAAAAATGCAATTGCCTTGGAAGAGGAATTGACTGCTCATTTTAAAGAAAAGACAAGCGTTGCCTTACTACATGGTCAGATGAAAAATGACGAGAAAGAGGCCATTATTCAGGCCTTTAAAGCAGGGCACACTGATATTCTAGTTTCCACAACTGTCATTGAAGTGGGAGTGAATGTGCCAAATGCGACGGTTATGGTCATCATGGATGCAGACCGATTTGGATTAAGCCAGTTACACCAATTACGAGGGCGAGTTGGTCGTGGTGAAAAGCAATCGTATGCAATATTAGTTGCCAATCCTAAAACAGATTCCGGTAAGGATCGCATGCGAATCATGACAGAGACGACAGATGGTTTTGTCTTGGCAGAGGAAGATTTAAAAATGCGAGGATCAGGTGAAATTTTTGGAACACGTCAATCGGGATTACCAGAGTTTCAAGTAGCAAACATTATAGAAGATTATGCGATTTTAGAAGAGGCAAGACGCATAGCCGAACAGATTGTCTCAGACTCCGATTGGGAAACTCAGCCAGAATGGCAGGTCTTGTTGCCATACTTAGCAAAGGAAGAACGATTAGATTAA
- a CDS encoding S1 RNA-binding domain-containing protein — MRIGEKLRGTVTGIQPYGAFVELENGTTGLIHISEIKTGYIDNIRDYLTIGQQLLVQVVDVDEYSKKASLSLRTLEEEKQKVQRPHRFTSDRYKIGFEPLAKQLPHWMKEAKSFLDKQTEN; from the coding sequence ATGAGAATAGGAGAAAAATTGCGAGGAACCGTAACAGGAATTCAACCATACGGCGCTTTTGTAGAACTGGAAAATGGGACAACAGGTTTGATTCATATTTCAGAAATCAAGACAGGTTATATCGATAATATTCGAGATTATTTAACTATTGGGCAGCAACTGCTGGTTCAAGTTGTTGACGTTGATGAATATAGCAAAAAAGCTAGTCTATCTTTACGAACGTTGGAAGAGGAAAAACAGAAAGTGCAACGACCTCACCGCTTCACAAGTGATCGCTATAAAATTGGTTTTGAACCCTTGGCGAAACAACTCCCGCATTGGATGAAAGAAGCAAAAAGTTTTTTGGACAAACAAACAGAAAATTAA
- the hpf gene encoding ribosome hibernation-promoting factor, HPF/YfiA family has protein sequence MIKFSIRGENIEVTEALRSYVEDKVAKIEKYFHADQELNAKVNLKVYRDKRSKVEVTIPLGSITLRAEDISQDMYGSIDLVVDKIERQIRRNKTKIEKKNRQKVSTSQLFTEELVEQVEEEVKVVRTKQVDLKPMDLEEAILQLELLGHDFFIYTDAKDSTTNVIYKREDGDLGLLEVKS, from the coding sequence ATGATTAAATTTAGCATTCGTGGAGAGAACATTGAAGTAACAGAAGCTCTTCGTAGTTATGTCGAAGATAAAGTAGCCAAAATTGAAAAATACTTCCATGCGGATCAAGAGTTAAATGCAAAAGTAAATCTCAAAGTGTACCGTGATAAACGCTCAAAAGTAGAGGTAACTATCCCTCTAGGCTCAATTACACTTCGTGCGGAAGATATTTCTCAAGATATGTACGGGTCAATTGATTTGGTAGTGGACAAGATTGAGCGCCAAATCCGTCGCAATAAAACAAAGATTGAAAAGAAAAATCGTCAAAAAGTTTCTACTAGCCAATTGTTTACAGAAGAACTAGTGGAACAGGTTGAAGAAGAAGTAAAAGTCGTGCGTACAAAACAAGTCGATTTGAAACCAATGGATTTGGAAGAAGCCATTTTACAACTAGAATTGTTAGGGCACGATTTCTTCATTTACACAGATGCCAAAGATAGTACAACGAATGTTATTTATAAACGAGAAGATGGCGATTTAGGTTTATTGGAAGTTAAATCTTAA
- the cysK gene encoding cysteine synthase A, whose amino-acid sequence MAIYQNITELVGKTPIVKLNNLVPEGAADVYVKLEAFNPGSSVKDRIALAMIEQAEKDGIIKPGNTIVEPTSGNTGIGLAWVGAAKGYKVIIVMPETMSIERRKIIQAYGAELVLTPGSEGMKGAIAKAHEIAEEQNGWVPLQFANPANPKVHEETTGQEILEAFGTTGLDAFVSGIGTGGTITGVSHTLKQANPTIAVYAVEADESAVLSGEAPGPHKIQGISAGFIPDTLDTDSYDHIIRVKSDDALATGRAVGGQEGFLVGISSGAAIYAAIEVAKELGAGKKVLAILADNGERYLSTALYEG is encoded by the coding sequence ATGGCGATTTATCAAAACATTACTGAATTAGTTGGAAAGACTCCTATCGTAAAATTAAACAATCTCGTACCAGAAGGGGCTGCGGATGTGTATGTGAAATTAGAAGCCTTCAACCCTGGTTCATCTGTCAAAGATCGGATTGCCCTAGCGATGATTGAACAAGCTGAAAAAGACGGAATCATCAAACCTGGCAATACGATTGTAGAGCCAACTAGTGGAAATACTGGAATCGGCCTTGCCTGGGTTGGTGCTGCAAAAGGTTATAAAGTGATCATTGTCATGCCTGAAACTATGAGTATTGAACGCCGAAAAATCATTCAGGCTTATGGAGCAGAACTTGTTCTTACTCCAGGTAGCGAAGGAATGAAGGGAGCTATTGCTAAGGCTCATGAAATAGCTGAGGAGCAAAATGGCTGGGTACCGTTGCAATTTGCCAATCCTGCTAATCCGAAAGTCCACGAGGAGACCACTGGTCAAGAAATTCTAGAAGCATTTGGTACAACAGGACTCGATGCCTTCGTTTCTGGAATTGGAACAGGTGGAACGATTACGGGTGTATCACATACTCTCAAACAGGCAAATCCTACTATTGCCGTTTATGCTGTCGAAGCAGACGAATCCGCTGTTCTATCAGGTGAAGCTCCTGGCCCACATAAAATCCAAGGTATTTCAGCAGGGTTTATTCCAGATACCTTAGATACAGACTCTTATGACCATATTATCCGTGTGAAATCAGACGATGCGCTAGCAACTGGTCGTGCGGTTGGGGGACAAGAAGGATTTCTTGTCGGTATTTCATCTGGAGCGGCTATCTACGCTGCTATTGAAGTTGCAAAAGAGCTTGGTGCAGGAAAAAAAGTACTTGCCATTCTTGCAGACAACGGTGAACGATACCTATCAACTGCTCTTTATGAGGGTTAA
- a CDS encoding asparaginase yields the protein MKNILVLHTGGTISMQADMEGKVTTNHENPMNHVSVPLNGIHVTALDIFNLPSPYMTPEHMLTLYQTIKEKATQYDGVVITHGTDTLEETAYFLDTMELPAIPVVLTGAMRSSNELGSDGVYNYLNALRVASHDKAKDKGVLVVMNDEIHAAKYVTKTHTTNVGTFQTPTHGPLGLVMKHEILYFKNAEPRVRFDLEQISGLVPIIPTYAGMKTELLDILDSQNLDGLIIEAFGAGNLPKEVADKLTDFLEAGIPIALVSRCFNGIAEPVYAYDGGGVDLHQKGIFFVKELNAPKARLKLLIALNAGLQGEQLREYMEG from the coding sequence ATGAAAAATATTCTTGTCTTACACACAGGCGGTACTATCTCTATGCAGGCAGATATGGAAGGTAAGGTGACAACCAATCATGAAAATCCGATGAATCATGTTTCTGTCCCTCTCAATGGTATCCATGTCACAGCACTAGACATCTTTAATCTCCCTAGCCCATATATGACACCTGAGCACATGCTCACTCTTTATCAAACAATCAAAGAGAAAGCTACTCAGTATGACGGAGTTGTCATCACTCATGGAACAGATACGCTAGAAGAAACAGCTTATTTTTTAGATACAATGGAATTACCTGCTATTCCTGTCGTCTTAACAGGAGCCATGCGTTCATCTAATGAACTAGGAAGCGACGGCGTCTATAACTACCTCAATGCCCTTCGAGTAGCCAGTCATGACAAAGCAAAAGATAAGGGTGTTCTCGTCGTCATGAATGATGAAATTCATGCTGCAAAATATGTTACAAAGACCCACACGACCAACGTTGGTACCTTCCAAACACCAACTCATGGACCGTTAGGACTTGTGATGAAACATGAAATTCTCTACTTTAAAAATGCTGAACCCCGCGTTCGTTTCGACCTAGAACAGATTTCAGGCCTCGTTCCCATCATTCCAACCTATGCTGGGATGAAGACCGAATTGCTCGATATATTAGATTCCCAAAACCTGGACGGCTTAATCATTGAGGCATTTGGTGCGGGTAATCTTCCCAAAGAAGTAGCGGACAAACTAACTGATTTCCTAGAAGCAGGAATTCCGATTGCCCTTGTTTCACGGTGTTTCAACGGAATTGCAGAACCAGTCTATGCCTATGACGGAGGTGGAGTGGATCTCCATCAAAAAGGAATCTTCTTTGTCAAAGAACTAAACGCTCCCAAAGCTAGATTGAAGCTCCTCATTGCACTAAACGCCGGCCTACAAGGAGAACAACTAAGAGAATATATGGAGGGCTAA
- a CDS encoding bifunctional Cof-type HAD-IIB family hydrolase/peptidylprolyl isomerase: MDAKLKYKAKKIKIIFFDIDDTLRVKQTGYVPASLSHVFQALKEKGILIGIASGRAIYGVVPELKALKPDYYAMINGSFVEDAKGRVIRQKSIPEELVKRFIEWTKEEGIEYGLMGSDKSTLSHRDERISKTIDIIYENLETDPDFYKNHPIYQMWTFEQEGRQVKLPIDLQENLRSVRWDTMSSDIILKDASKAAGIAAVVEHLGLKPENVMVFGDELNDLEAFDYAGISVAMGVSHPELQEKADYITKTVEEDGILHALEEFGLVEKEKYYPQLDLENVSGARATIKTNHGDLQLQLFPEIAPKTVANFVALAKDGYYDGVIFHRIIKDFMIQGGDPTGTGMGGESIYGAAFEDEFSMEVFNIRGALSMANAGPNTNGSQFFIVQNTKLPYAKKELERGGWPAPIAEIYATQGGTPHLDQRHTVFGQLRDEASYVVLDTIAAVETGAMDKPVEDVIIETIEIED; the protein is encoded by the coding sequence ATGGACGCGAAATTAAAGTACAAAGCTAAGAAAATTAAAATCATTTTTTTTGATATTGATGATACCTTGCGTGTCAAGCAGACGGGTTATGTTCCGGCATCTTTGTCTCACGTGTTCCAAGCTTTGAAAGAAAAAGGCATTTTAATTGGAATTGCATCTGGACGTGCTATTTACGGAGTTGTTCCTGAACTAAAAGCCTTAAAACCTGACTACTATGCAATGATCAATGGGAGTTTTGTAGAGGATGCAAAAGGGAGAGTTATCCGCCAAAAATCAATTCCTGAGGAGCTTGTCAAGCGCTTTATTGAGTGGACAAAAGAAGAGGGTATTGAGTATGGACTGATGGGAAGTGACAAGTCTACCCTGTCGCATCGAGATGAGCGAATCAGCAAGACTATTGATATCATTTATGAAAATCTAGAAACAGATCCGGATTTTTATAAAAATCATCCTATTTATCAAATGTGGACTTTTGAGCAAGAAGGTAGGCAAGTAAAACTTCCTATAGACCTTCAGGAAAATCTGCGGAGTGTTCGCTGGGATACAATGTCGTCTGATATTATTCTGAAAGATGCGTCAAAAGCGGCGGGTATTGCAGCTGTGGTAGAACATCTTGGTCTGAAGCCAGAAAATGTCATGGTTTTTGGGGATGAATTGAATGATCTAGAAGCCTTTGACTATGCAGGTATTAGTGTTGCAATGGGAGTTTCTCATCCAGAATTGCAAGAAAAAGCAGATTATATTACAAAAACAGTAGAAGAAGATGGTATTTTACATGCCTTGGAGGAATTTGGTTTGGTAGAAAAAGAAAAGTATTACCCTCAATTAGATTTAGAAAATGTAAGTGGAGCACGTGCTACAATTAAGACGAATCATGGTGATTTGCAGCTTCAGTTATTCCCGGAAATTGCACCAAAAACAGTTGCTAATTTTGTAGCTCTTGCAAAAGACGGTTACTATGATGGTGTCATTTTCCACCGCATTATTAAAGATTTTATGATTCAAGGTGGCGATCCTACTGGCACTGGTATGGGGGGAGAGTCGATTTATGGAGCAGCATTTGAAGATGAATTTTCAATGGAAGTCTTCAATATTCGAGGAGCTCTTTCAATGGCAAATGCAGGACCAAATACCAACGGTAGTCAATTTTTCATCGTTCAAAATACCAAGTTACCTTATGCTAAAAAAGAATTAGAACGTGGTGGCTGGCCAGCTCCGATTGCAGAAATCTATGCAACACAAGGTGGAACTCCACATTTGGATCAACGTCATACAGTCTTTGGTCAACTACGTGATGAAGCGTCCTATGTTGTTTTGGATACTATTGCGGCTGTAGAAACAGGTGCGATGGATAAACCTGTAGAAGACGTCATCATCGAAACAATCGAGATTGAGGATTAA
- a CDS encoding response regulator transcription factor — protein MSKIRVLLVDDHEMVRLGLKSFLNLQADIEVVAEASDGQEGIAKALELRPDIIVMDLVMPQLSGVDATLEILKEWREAAVLILTSYLDNEKIYPVLKAGAKGYMLKTSSADEIVRAIRKVYQGELAIETEVEKKMEHQKRHPALHDDLTAREKEILTLLAKGYDNQRIADESFISLKTVKTHVSNILSKLAVSDRTQAVVYAFQHGLVAQDQES, from the coding sequence ATGAGCAAGATACGAGTCTTATTGGTGGATGACCATGAAATGGTTCGTCTAGGATTGAAAAGTTTTTTAAATTTACAAGCAGACATTGAAGTCGTTGCAGAAGCTAGCGATGGTCAAGAAGGAATTGCAAAGGCCTTAGAACTAAGACCGGATATCATTGTAATGGACTTGGTGATGCCTCAGTTATCAGGAGTTGATGCGACCTTGGAAATTCTGAAAGAATGGAGAGAAGCAGCGGTCTTGATATTGACTTCTTACTTAGACAACGAAAAAATTTATCCTGTTTTAAAAGCAGGAGCTAAAGGCTACATGTTAAAAACATCTAGCGCTGATGAAATTGTCCGTGCCATTCGTAAGGTCTATCAGGGAGAATTGGCGATTGAAACAGAAGTGGAAAAGAAGATGGAGCACCAAAAACGCCACCCTGCCTTACATGATGATTTGACAGCGCGTGAAAAGGAAATTTTGACCTTGTTGGCAAAGGGCTACGACAACCAACGGATTGCCGATGAATCCTTTATCTCCTTAAAAACGGTTAAAACTCATGTTTCCAACATTTTATCCAAGCTAGCTGTTAGCGATCGGACACAAGCAGTAGTTTATGCCTTCCAGCATGGACTGGTAGCACAAGATCAGGAATCGTGA
- a CDS encoding DEAD/DEAH box helicase encodes MADMANYYGRLFTQYQLTETERLQAKTIPSQTPQQTCFRCSTLFEEKHCLPNGALYCRECILLGRVRTDEELYYFPQQPFPSQHSLKWKGKLTAWQQEISNGLQEQFKARKATMVHAVTGAGKTEMIYQVVADVIDGGGAVCLASPRIDVCIELYKRLKEDFTCPISLLHGKSDSYFRTPLVISTTHQLLKFYRAFDLILIDEVDAFPYVDNPMLYCAVENAVKDDGVTMFLTATSTDELEEKVRRGALHRLQLPRRFHGNPLVVPQKVWLSSFETHLNKKKISPKLTGMIAEQRKTRFPLLIFLPEIRTGQLFSQVLAEYFPNQCIGFVSSQTENRLEIVEQFRKREIDILVTTTILERGVTFPCVDVFVVQANHALYTSSSLIQIAGRVGRSLERPTGTLLFFHDGSNRAIEKAIREIRLMNKEAGYDNVSTVSATS; translated from the coding sequence ATGGCAGATATGGCAAATTACTATGGCAGATTGTTTACCCAGTATCAATTGACCGAAACAGAACGACTGCAAGCTAAAACGATACCAAGTCAAACACCGCAACAGACTTGTTTTCGCTGTTCAACCTTATTTGAAGAAAAGCACTGCTTACCAAATGGAGCTCTGTACTGTCGAGAATGTATACTATTGGGACGTGTACGGACAGATGAAGAGTTGTACTATTTTCCTCAGCAACCATTTCCTTCTCAGCACTCTCTCAAGTGGAAGGGGAAATTAACCGCTTGGCAACAAGAAATTTCAAATGGTCTGCAGGAGCAGTTTAAAGCAAGAAAAGCCACAATGGTACATGCTGTGACGGGAGCTGGTAAAACAGAAATGATTTACCAAGTGGTTGCTGATGTGATTGATGGAGGGGGAGCTGTTTGCCTAGCTAGTCCTCGGATTGATGTCTGCATCGAATTGTATAAAAGGTTGAAAGAGGATTTTACTTGTCCAATCAGTCTTTTGCATGGAAAATCGGATTCGTATTTTCGAACGCCTCTAGTTATTTCGACCACGCATCAATTGCTCAAATTTTATCGGGCTTTTGATTTGATTTTGATTGACGAAGTGGATGCTTTTCCTTATGTGGACAATCCTATGTTGTATTGTGCAGTAGAAAATGCTGTGAAAGATGATGGTGTTACTATGTTTCTAACGGCTACTTCTACAGATGAGTTGGAAGAAAAGGTTCGTAGAGGAGCCCTGCATCGTCTGCAATTACCTCGCCGTTTCCATGGAAATCCACTAGTTGTTCCACAAAAAGTGTGGTTATCAAGTTTTGAAACACATTTAAATAAGAAAAAGATTAGTCCAAAACTGACTGGTATGATAGCAGAACAGCGGAAAACTAGGTTCCCCTTACTCATATTTTTGCCTGAAATTCGAACAGGACAACTATTTTCACAGGTGTTAGCAGAGTATTTTCCCAATCAATGTATTGGGTTTGTATCCAGTCAGACTGAAAATCGTTTAGAAATCGTCGAACAATTTCGTAAAAGAGAGATTGATATTCTTGTTACAACAACGATTCTAGAAAGAGGAGTAACCTTTCCTTGTGTAGATGTTTTTGTTGTACAAGCTAATCATGCTCTTTACACATCTTCTTCTCTTATTCAGATTGCTGGGAGGGTGGGGCGAAGTCTGGAGAGACCGACAGGGACGTTACTCTTTTTTCATGATGGAAGTAATCGTGCGATTGAAAAAGCTATTCGGGAAATTCGACTAATGAACAAGGAGGCAGGATATGACAATGTGTCTACTGTGTCAGCAACTTCTTAA
- a CDS encoding sensor histidine kinase: MKKGTILLLAWYATLIVLVVLSAVFPILHQSLLDLSLWTSTEQFIFTVILLIIVLTFFLILLVQSVAIVTTQSMRQKIRAIIQNKNIRTSSEDDQLLLQLSEKVRGLTRQVQLIDNQDLVKKEEIVEGERRRIARDLHDTVSQELFASSMILSGLSSSLETLPAETLQQQLGIVKETIETAQRDLRILLLHLRPSELDGKDLVEGFELILREVSDKSSIAVHFHHEVETLPTAIEEHFFRIGQEIISNTLRHSKAKHLDVYLVQSEHEVQLKMTDDGVGFVKSDEQEVSYGLQNIQERVEDMAGTVKIRTAPDKGVAIDIRVPLLKGKEHEQDTSLIGG; the protein is encoded by the coding sequence ATTAAAAAAGGAACCATTCTTCTTTTGGCTTGGTATGCAACTTTAATCGTTCTTGTTGTTTTATCGGCTGTGTTTCCCATACTCCATCAATCCCTTCTAGACCTTTCGTTATGGACATCGACAGAGCAGTTTATCTTCACCGTAATACTCTTGATTATTGTCTTGACATTTTTCCTGATTTTATTGGTTCAATCGGTTGCTATTGTTACAACGCAAAGTATGCGGCAGAAAATCCGTGCGATTATCCAAAATAAAAATATTCGCACATCATCTGAAGACGATCAACTCCTGCTTCAACTATCGGAAAAAGTTCGTGGGTTGACGCGTCAGGTTCAACTGATTGATAATCAAGACCTGGTAAAAAAAGAAGAAATTGTTGAGGGCGAACGTCGGAGAATTGCCCGTGATTTGCATGATACAGTCAGCCAAGAATTATTTGCTAGCAGTATGATTTTATCAGGTTTGTCGAGCAGCTTAGAGACTTTACCAGCAGAGACCTTGCAACAGCAGCTTGGCATTGTTAAAGAAACAATTGAAACAGCCCAGAGGGATTTGCGAATCTTGCTCTTACATTTACGTCCCAGTGAGCTTGATGGGAAAGACTTGGTCGAAGGGTTTGAGCTGATTCTGCGAGAAGTCAGTGATAAGAGTAGCATTGCAGTCCATTTTCATCATGAAGTAGAAACATTACCAACGGCGATTGAAGAACATTTCTTCCGGATTGGTCAGGAGATTATTAGTAATACCTTGCGTCACTCCAAAGCAAAACATCTGGATGTTTACCTTGTCCAATCAGAGCATGAAGTCCAATTGAAAATGACGGATGACGGTGTGGGCTTTGTGAAAAGTGATGAACAAGAAGTTAGTTACGGTTTACAAAATATTCAAGAACGGGTAGAAGATATGGCAGGAACAGTGAAAATTCGGACAGCTCCTGACAAAGGAGTTGCAATTGATATCCGTGTGCCATTGTTGAAAGGAAAAGAACATGAGCAAGATACGAGTCTTATTGGTGGATGA